One window of Brevibacterium pigmentatum genomic DNA carries:
- a CDS encoding prolipoprotein diacylglyceryl transferase has translation MSFSPAWVVFTVLGIGLALWMTSIQWRARGGHKGDLWAITVVGLPAAVVGGRLGHLLSAPETYFGPDGSPLRALALWDGGFSFWGATILGFLSVWLLTRFQGIRFRPLLDSVAPGLILGHVAGAFSDWFDGRLERVTVLTESVWNLIACVVLIIVSKRLRLGYGQVFALYLCLFGLGRILLEALRVGTPAAENARLLLGLPFNVWTAILALLIGLCWLVVSRLRHRTHETGVYMHGSRTLLRRHRRGKHTFEINAPNIAEAAANSGAPLPSVARVADPDDRNGRRGAPTPPPPASSTDASPNKAPNGDLAAAGDNADDSEFDDEPGIDLSGRHSFGFFGAVTSAISIVPDVRGNSAPASHEENPQTSNK, from the coding sequence ATGAGCTTCAGCCCGGCATGGGTCGTCTTCACCGTCCTCGGCATCGGACTCGCTCTGTGGATGACGAGCATCCAATGGCGCGCCCGCGGCGGCCATAAGGGAGACTTGTGGGCCATCACGGTCGTCGGCCTTCCGGCCGCCGTCGTCGGCGGACGCCTCGGTCATCTGCTTTCGGCGCCGGAGACCTACTTCGGCCCCGACGGCAGTCCCCTGCGGGCACTGGCCCTCTGGGACGGCGGATTCAGTTTCTGGGGAGCGACCATCCTCGGCTTCCTCTCCGTCTGGCTGCTCACCCGCTTCCAGGGCATCAGGTTCCGACCGCTGCTCGACTCGGTCGCACCGGGGCTCATCCTCGGCCACGTCGCCGGCGCCTTCAGCGACTGGTTCGACGGTCGCCTCGAACGCGTCACGGTCCTCACCGAATCGGTGTGGAACCTCATCGCCTGCGTCGTGCTCATCATCGTGTCCAAACGCCTCCGGCTCGGCTACGGTCAGGTCTTCGCTCTCTACCTGTGCCTGTTCGGGCTCGGCCGCATCCTGCTCGAAGCCCTGCGGGTCGGCACCCCGGCAGCCGAGAATGCACGCCTCCTCCTGGGACTGCCGTTCAACGTCTGGACGGCCATCCTCGCCCTGCTCATCGGCCTCTGCTGGCTCGTCGTTTCCCGCCTGCGCCACCGCACACATGAGACCGGCGTCTACATGCACGGGTCCCGCACCCTGCTGCGCCGCCACCGCCGCGGGAAGCACACCTTCGAGATCAATGCGCCCAATATCGCCGAGGCGGCCGCGAACTCCGGAGCCCCACTGCCGTCCGTTGCGCGGGTGGCCGATCCCGACGATCGGAACGGTCGCCGCGGCGCCCCCACGCCGCCGCCCCCTGCCTCGAGCACCGACGCCTCCCCGAACAAGGCACCGAACGGCGACTTGGCGGCGGCCGGAGACAACGCTGACGACTCGGAATTCGACGACGAGCCAGGCATCGACCTCAGCGGTCGCCACAGCTTCGGTTTCTTCGGCGCCGTCACCTCGGCGATCTCGATCGTGCCCGATGTGCGCGGAAATTCGGCGCCTGCCTCCCACGAAGAGAACCCGCAAACGTCCAACAAATGA
- the pyk gene encoding pyruvate kinase: MRRAKIVATLGPNQNSYEEIRELVDEGVDVARFNLSHGKREEHEEKFAWVRQAALDTGRPVAVLLDLQGPKIRVGTFANGKEELVEGATFTITSRDVPGTAELVATTLPTLAEDVSVGDPLLIDDGRLRLRATEVTDTDVVTEVEIGGTISNHKGINLPGVPVSVPALSEKDVDDLKWGLQLGFDWVALSFVRSPEDMNDVRAVMDEVGITAPVIAKLEKPQAVDQLDEVIDAFDGIMVARGDLGVELPLEQVPIVQKRAVEIARQQAKPVIVATQMLETMIDAPRPTRAEASDCANAVLDGTDALMLSGETSVGAHWVEAIRTMSRIISSTEEHGLERIPPLGTVPHTKGGAVTAAAVQIAEQLDIDLLCTFSQTGDSVRRMSRLRPAWPILGFTPDPQVRHQLALTWGVRPYLVKTVRHTDQMARQVDAVLLADGTAREGDQSILVAGSPPGIPGSTNALRIHTIGDAAKGVTAAYQDASDSEEDPLAGYGVVAEAPITREVPIVREGHSPRH; the protein is encoded by the coding sequence ATGAGGCGTGCAAAGATAGTCGCAACTTTAGGTCCGAACCAGAACTCCTATGAAGAGATCCGCGAGCTCGTCGATGAAGGCGTCGATGTCGCCCGATTCAACCTCAGCCACGGAAAACGAGAAGAGCACGAAGAGAAGTTCGCCTGGGTCCGCCAGGCCGCCCTCGACACCGGACGCCCCGTCGCCGTCCTGCTCGACCTCCAGGGGCCGAAGATCCGCGTAGGCACCTTCGCAAACGGCAAGGAAGAGCTCGTCGAAGGCGCCACGTTCACCATCACCAGCCGTGACGTCCCCGGCACCGCAGAACTCGTAGCCACGACCCTGCCGACCCTGGCAGAAGACGTCTCCGTCGGCGATCCGCTGCTCATCGACGACGGGCGCCTGCGCCTGCGCGCCACCGAGGTGACCGATACCGACGTGGTCACCGAGGTCGAGATCGGCGGCACCATCTCCAACCACAAGGGCATCAACCTCCCCGGGGTCCCGGTATCCGTCCCCGCGCTGTCGGAGAAGGACGTCGACGACCTCAAATGGGGTCTGCAGCTCGGCTTCGACTGGGTCGCCCTGTCCTTCGTCCGCAGCCCGGAGGACATGAACGATGTCCGTGCGGTCATGGACGAAGTCGGAATCACCGCTCCTGTCATCGCCAAGCTCGAGAAGCCGCAGGCCGTCGACCAGCTCGATGAGGTCATCGACGCCTTCGACGGAATCATGGTCGCCCGTGGCGACCTCGGCGTCGAACTGCCTCTCGAGCAGGTGCCGATCGTGCAGAAGCGGGCCGTCGAGATCGCACGCCAGCAGGCCAAGCCCGTGATCGTCGCCACGCAGATGCTCGAGACGATGATCGATGCACCGCGGCCTACCCGTGCCGAAGCCAGCGACTGCGCGAACGCCGTCCTCGACGGCACCGATGCGCTCATGCTCTCCGGTGAGACCTCGGTGGGTGCCCACTGGGTCGAGGCGATCCGGACCATGAGCCGGATCATCAGCTCCACCGAGGAGCACGGCCTCGAACGGATTCCGCCGTTGGGCACCGTCCCGCACACGAAGGGCGGAGCCGTCACCGCGGCGGCCGTGCAGATTGCTGAGCAACTCGATATCGACCTGCTGTGCACCTTCTCGCAGACCGGCGACTCCGTGCGACGCATGTCCCGCCTGCGTCCGGCCTGGCCGATCCTCGGCTTCACACCCGACCCGCAGGTGCGCCACCAGCTGGCGCTGACCTGGGGAGTCCGGCCGTACCTCGTGAAGACCGTGCGCCACACCGACCAGATGGCACGACAGGTCGACGCTGTGCTCCTCGCCGACGGAACGGCCCGCGAAGGCGACCAGAGCATCCTCGTTGCCGGTTCGCCCCCCGGGATCCCTGGCTCGACGAACGCCCTGCGCATCCACACCATCGGTGATGCCGCTAAGGGCGTGACTGCCGCCTATCAGGACGCCTCGGACTCCGAGGAGGACCCGTTGGCCGGATACGGAGTCGTGGCCGAAGCGCCCATCACCCGTGAGGTGCCGATCGTGCGCGAAGGCCACTCGCCCCGCCACTGA
- a CDS encoding glutamate synthase subunit beta, giving the protein MADPRGFLTTTERELPARRPVPIRLMDYSEVYEKGDPAQLRRQASRCMDCGVPFCHQGCPLGNLIPEFNDAMYRGELPRAVELLHATNNFPEFTGRACPAPCENACVLGINQPAVTIKQVEVSIVDDGFAAGLITPVVPDRITGHTVAVVGSGPAGLAAAQQLTRAGHTVVVFEREDRLGGLLRYGIPDFKLEKHHIDRRLTQMRAEGTRFETGVEIGRDIDFAALQTRFDAVLVATGATVPRDMELPGRGLDGIEFAMDYLVPSNRAQAAEATSAADPSELIDAAGKHVVIIGGGDTGADCLGTALRQGAASVTTLAIGSQPPVDRDASSPWPTVPRIFEVQSSHEEGGTRRYLASTTRFVGDDSGKVCGIEVAQTQFADGRRVPTPGTEHVIPADLVLLALGFSGPETDAIELEAGARGAFTRAEDYAAEPGVFVAGDAGRGQSLIVWAIAEGRAAAAEVDRFLTGSTRLPAPVRPADEGFKC; this is encoded by the coding sequence ATGGCTGATCCGCGAGGATTCCTCACCACCACCGAACGCGAACTCCCCGCCCGGAGGCCCGTGCCGATCCGGCTTATGGACTACTCCGAGGTCTACGAAAAGGGCGATCCGGCACAGCTGCGCCGACAGGCCTCACGCTGCATGGACTGCGGAGTGCCCTTCTGCCACCAGGGATGTCCGCTGGGCAATCTCATTCCGGAGTTCAACGATGCCATGTACCGCGGGGAGCTGCCGCGTGCCGTGGAGCTGCTCCACGCGACGAACAACTTCCCCGAGTTCACCGGTCGGGCCTGCCCTGCCCCCTGTGAGAACGCCTGCGTCCTCGGCATCAACCAACCTGCCGTGACGATCAAACAGGTCGAGGTCTCCATCGTCGACGACGGATTCGCCGCCGGACTCATCACCCCGGTCGTCCCCGACCGGATCACCGGGCACACCGTCGCGGTCGTCGGTTCCGGGCCGGCGGGACTCGCCGCGGCACAGCAGCTGACCCGGGCCGGGCACACCGTCGTCGTCTTCGAACGCGAGGACCGCCTCGGAGGGCTGCTGCGCTACGGGATCCCGGACTTTAAACTCGAGAAGCACCATATCGACCGCCGGCTGACGCAGATGCGTGCCGAGGGGACTCGGTTCGAAACCGGCGTGGAAATCGGCCGCGATATCGACTTCGCGGCTCTGCAGACCCGGTTCGACGCGGTGCTGGTGGCCACCGGTGCCACCGTGCCCCGCGATATGGAGCTGCCGGGACGCGGACTCGACGGCATCGAATTCGCCATGGACTACCTCGTGCCGTCGAACAGAGCTCAGGCGGCCGAGGCGACCTCGGCGGCGGACCCGAGCGAGCTCATCGATGCGGCCGGCAAGCACGTCGTCATCATCGGCGGCGGAGACACCGGCGCCGACTGTCTGGGCACCGCTCTGCGCCAGGGAGCCGCCTCGGTGACGACCCTGGCCATCGGCAGCCAGCCGCCGGTCGACCGCGATGCCAGCTCGCCCTGGCCGACCGTCCCGCGGATCTTCGAGGTGCAATCCTCACACGAAGAGGGCGGAACCAGGCGCTACCTGGCCTCGACGACACGGTTCGTCGGTGACGATTCGGGCAAGGTCTGCGGAATCGAAGTCGCGCAGACGCAGTTCGCCGACGGCCGCCGCGTCCCCACACCGGGCACCGAGCACGTCATCCCCGCCGATCTCGTGCTGCTCGCGCTGGGCTTCAGCGGACCGGAGACCGACGCGATCGAGCTCGAAGCGGGAGCCAGAGGGGCGTTCACACGAGCCGAGGACTACGCGGCTGAGCCGGGAGTCTTCGTCGCCGGCGATGCCGGACGCGGACAGTCGCTCATCGTGTGGGCGATCGCGGAGGGACGTGCGGCGGCCGCCGAGGTCGACCGGTTCCTCACCGGATCGACGAGACTGCCGGCGCCCGTCCGACCTGCCGACGAAGGGTTCAAATGCTAA
- the gltB gene encoding glutamate synthase large subunit codes for MNHSAQSTPKTTAPPGRIGLYDPALEHDNCGLALIARYRGGADHTVITQALDALRRLEHRGGIGSDDGTGDGAGLTIQIPHDYFAAVLGESGISLPAPGSYAMGIGFFAQDYAADLNAVTAPLTAETQPDFNVDAAGVDQDALVSRIAAEEGLQVLHVEPAAVDPGVLGRIAAETMPSMRYVFFGLDADHPARDDNDLARRAFIVRKRLDNAGLYFPSLSPTTLTFKGMLSTAQLDRFFTELGDERLTSAIALVHSRFSTNTFPSWQLAQPFGTIAHNGEINTVRGNRNWMQARESALASDLLESPVAGTSKGLERIFPIIPAGASDSASFNSVLELMVASGRSLPQAMLMMIPEAWENNPAMSEERRAFYEYHSLLMEPWDGPACVAFTDGRLAGAVLDRNGLRPARYIMTEDTVVLASEAGVVDLPEAEVTARGRLTPGRMFLVDVEAGRIISDTEVKNSLATEHPYRDWVDASATRLAELPTRVHVSHPGASVRRRQRTFGYTEEELRVLIAPMAETGAEPLGAMGSDTAIAALSTRPRLLFDHFHQNFAQVTNPPLDSIREDIVTSMSAGIGREGNLLCSTGPDSAHILLERPVIDNDELTAIAHLAGSHLGEGITRPSVTLSGLYPIGAGEDAMARRLAELCAEASAAVANGAVFLILTDRESNSEYAPIPSLLLTSALHHHLVRERSRTQVSIIVEAGDVREVHHAATLVSFGASAVNPYLLMESAEDLVKSERIRGISAEAAVSNVLTALNKGLLKIMSKMGISTVQSYHGAQTFEALGLADSVIDEHFTSTPHQLGGKTLNDIAAETTARHADAYREDHPRPAHRNLLVGGEFQWRREGPGHLFNPETIFKLQHSTATGRFDIFRQYTRAVDEQSAELMTLRGLFDLVPTESGPIDISEVEPAEAIMRRFSTGAMSYGSLSAEAHETLAIAMNRIGGKSNTGEGGEDTERLLDPERRSAIKQIASGRFGVTSHYLTAADDLQIKMAQGAKPGEGGQLPGEKVYPWIAKTRHATPGVGLISPPPHHDIYSIEDLAQLIHDLGRANAAARVHVKLVSGIGVGTVAAGVAKAGADVVLISGHDGGTGASPLNSLKHAGTPWELGLAEAQQTLVLNGLRERISVQVDGQLKTGRDVIIAALLGAEEFGFATTALVVSGCIMMRVCHQDTCPVGVATQNPKLRERFHGQADHVVNFFTFIAEEVRGYLAQLGLRSLDEAIGAVERLRIDADRAAASGLDLDLTPILTVPTDLDGAPASARVSQTRTPRDFAGELDVRLLEQAGAAVAAGSPVHLNAEVENTDRSVGTLLGHRVTQAHGADGLPSGTVRVSLNGTAGQSLGAFMPRGVSINLRGDANDYVGKGLSGGTISVAPRPENSTRPEHNVIAGNVIGYGATAGSMFLSGTVGERFLVRNSGVEAVVEGIGDHGLEYMTGGVAVILGPTGRNFAAGMSGGTAFVLDFNPSRLNPKERAAGVFRFGGIGDSDVPILQRLLSDHVAATGSPLAGELLAGLDRGQDILSRFTKIIPVAYARIKDIQEELENRGETADSENTWQTILEAAHG; via the coding sequence ATGAACCACAGCGCTCAGTCGACCCCCAAGACCACGGCCCCACCTGGCCGCATCGGGCTCTACGATCCGGCGCTCGAACACGACAACTGCGGTCTGGCCCTCATCGCCCGTTACAGGGGTGGAGCCGACCACACGGTCATCACCCAGGCCCTCGACGCTCTGCGCAGGCTCGAACACCGCGGCGGAATCGGTTCCGACGACGGGACCGGAGACGGTGCCGGACTGACCATCCAGATCCCGCACGACTACTTCGCCGCCGTTCTCGGCGAATCCGGAATCTCACTTCCGGCGCCGGGCAGCTATGCCATGGGCATCGGCTTCTTCGCTCAGGACTACGCAGCCGATCTCAACGCCGTCACCGCCCCGCTCACCGCGGAGACGCAGCCCGATTTCAACGTTGACGCCGCAGGCGTCGACCAGGACGCACTCGTGTCCAGGATCGCGGCGGAAGAGGGACTGCAGGTCCTCCACGTGGAACCCGCGGCCGTCGACCCCGGAGTGCTCGGTCGGATCGCCGCCGAGACCATGCCGTCCATGCGCTACGTGTTCTTCGGCCTCGACGCCGACCACCCAGCCCGCGATGACAACGACCTCGCCCGACGAGCCTTCATCGTGCGCAAGCGGCTCGACAACGCCGGACTCTACTTCCCGTCCCTGTCGCCGACGACGCTGACGTTCAAGGGCATGCTCTCGACCGCTCAGCTCGACCGCTTCTTCACCGAACTCGGCGACGAACGCCTCACCTCGGCGATCGCTCTCGTCCACTCGCGGTTCTCGACGAACACCTTTCCCTCCTGGCAGCTGGCACAGCCGTTCGGCACGATCGCCCACAACGGCGAGATCAACACGGTGCGAGGCAACCGGAACTGGATGCAGGCACGCGAATCCGCCCTGGCCAGCGACCTCCTCGAATCTCCGGTCGCAGGGACGTCCAAGGGACTCGAGCGGATCTTCCCGATCATTCCCGCCGGAGCCTCGGACTCCGCCTCTTTCAACTCGGTACTCGAACTCATGGTCGCCTCCGGCCGGTCGCTGCCGCAGGCCATGCTGATGATGATTCCCGAAGCCTGGGAGAACAACCCGGCCATGTCCGAGGAGCGGCGGGCCTTCTACGAATACCACTCGCTGCTCATGGAGCCCTGGGACGGGCCGGCCTGCGTCGCCTTCACCGACGGCCGACTCGCCGGAGCCGTGCTCGACCGCAACGGCCTGCGCCCGGCCCGGTACATCATGACCGAGGACACCGTCGTGCTCGCCAGCGAGGCCGGAGTCGTCGACCTGCCGGAAGCCGAGGTCACCGCCCGCGGACGACTGACTCCGGGCCGGATGTTCCTCGTCGATGTCGAGGCCGGACGCATCATCTCCGACACGGAGGTCAAGAACAGCCTCGCCACCGAACATCCCTACCGGGATTGGGTCGACGCCTCGGCCACCCGACTGGCCGAACTGCCCACCCGCGTCCACGTCAGCCACCCCGGCGCCTCGGTTCGGAGACGACAGCGGACCTTCGGATACACGGAGGAAGAGCTGCGTGTGCTCATCGCCCCGATGGCCGAAACCGGGGCCGAACCTTTGGGCGCGATGGGCAGCGACACCGCGATCGCGGCGCTGAGTACCCGCCCTCGGCTGCTCTTCGACCACTTCCACCAGAACTTCGCCCAAGTGACGAACCCGCCGCTGGACTCCATCCGCGAGGACATCGTCACGAGCATGTCGGCGGGAATCGGCCGCGAAGGCAACCTGCTGTGCTCCACCGGGCCGGACTCCGCCCATATCCTGCTCGAGCGGCCGGTGATCGACAACGACGAACTCACGGCGATCGCGCACCTGGCCGGCAGCCACCTCGGCGAGGGAATCACACGCCCGTCGGTGACGCTGTCGGGGCTGTACCCGATCGGCGCCGGTGAGGACGCGATGGCCCGACGCCTCGCGGAACTGTGCGCGGAGGCGAGCGCCGCAGTCGCGAACGGGGCCGTGTTCCTCATCCTCACGGATCGGGAGTCGAATTCGGAATACGCACCGATCCCGTCGCTGCTTCTCACCTCGGCCCTGCACCATCACCTGGTGCGCGAGCGCAGCCGTACCCAGGTGAGCATCATCGTCGAGGCCGGAGACGTCCGCGAGGTCCACCATGCGGCGACCCTCGTGTCCTTCGGAGCCTCGGCGGTCAACCCGTACCTGCTCATGGAGTCGGCAGAGGACCTCGTGAAGTCCGAGAGGATCCGGGGCATCAGCGCCGAGGCGGCGGTGTCCAATGTGCTCACGGCGCTCAACAAGGGCCTGCTGAAGATCATGTCGAAGATGGGCATCTCGACCGTCCAGTCCTACCACGGGGCGCAGACCTTCGAAGCCCTCGGACTGGCGGATTCGGTCATCGATGAGCACTTCACCTCGACCCCGCATCAGCTCGGCGGCAAGACGCTGAACGATATCGCGGCCGAGACGACGGCGCGGCACGCCGACGCCTATCGTGAGGACCATCCGCGTCCGGCGCACCGGAACCTGCTCGTCGGCGGAGAATTCCAGTGGCGGAGGGAGGGCCCGGGGCACCTGTTCAACCCGGAGACCATCTTCAAACTGCAGCATTCGACGGCGACCGGTCGCTTCGACATCTTCCGCCAGTACACGCGTGCCGTCGACGAACAGTCCGCCGAGCTGATGACTCTGCGCGGGCTCTTCGACCTGGTCCCGACTGAATCGGGACCGATCGACATCTCCGAAGTCGAACCCGCCGAAGCCATCATGCGTCGCTTCTCCACCGGGGCCATGAGCTACGGCTCGCTGTCGGCCGAAGCACACGAGACGCTGGCGATCGCGATGAACCGGATCGGCGGAAAGTCGAATACGGGCGAGGGCGGCGAGGACACCGAGCGCCTGCTCGACCCGGAACGTCGGTCGGCGATCAAGCAGATCGCCTCCGGTCGGTTCGGCGTCACCAGCCACTACCTCACCGCCGCCGACGACCTGCAGATCAAGATGGCCCAAGGTGCCAAACCCGGCGAAGGCGGTCAGCTGCCGGGGGAGAAGGTGTACCCGTGGATCGCGAAGACCCGCCACGCCACGCCCGGGGTCGGTCTCATCTCGCCGCCGCCGCATCACGACATCTATTCCATCGAAGACCTCGCTCAGCTCATCCACGACCTCGGTCGGGCCAATGCGGCCGCCCGCGTCCACGTCAAACTCGTCTCCGGAATCGGAGTCGGGACGGTGGCCGCCGGAGTGGCGAAGGCCGGAGCCGATGTCGTGCTCATCTCCGGCCATGACGGGGGCACGGGCGCCAGCCCTCTCAACTCGCTCAAACACGCCGGAACTCCGTGGGAGCTGGGACTGGCAGAAGCCCAGCAGACTCTTGTGCTCAACGGTCTGCGCGAACGGATCAGCGTTCAGGTCGACGGGCAGCTGAAGACCGGTCGCGACGTCATCATCGCCGCCCTGCTCGGGGCAGAGGAATTCGGCTTCGCCACCACTGCCCTCGTCGTCTCCGGCTGCATCATGATGCGGGTCTGCCACCAGGACACCTGCCCGGTCGGCGTGGCCACGCAGAACCCGAAGCTGCGCGAACGGTTCCACGGTCAGGCCGACCACGTCGTGAACTTCTTCACCTTCATCGCGGAGGAGGTCCGCGGCTACCTCGCACAGCTGGGACTGCGCAGCCTTGACGAGGCGATCGGCGCCGTCGAACGTCTGCGCATCGACGCAGATCGGGCGGCTGCCTCGGGACTGGATCTCGACCTGACCCCGATCCTGACGGTTCCGACCGATCTCGACGGCGCTCCCGCCTCGGCGAGGGTGAGCCAGACGCGCACACCACGTGACTTCGCGGGCGAACTCGACGTTCGACTGCTGGAGCAGGCAGGAGCGGCTGTCGCTGCCGGCTCCCCGGTGCACCTGAATGCCGAGGTGGAGAATACGGACCGGTCGGTCGGCACCCTGTTGGGCCACCGAGTGACTCAGGCCCACGGCGCGGACGGGCTACCCTCGGGAACCGTGCGCGTATCCCTGAACGGCACGGCCGGCCAGTCCCTGGGCGCCTTCATGCCGCGCGGTGTGAGCATCAATCTGCGCGGCGACGCCAATGACTACGTCGGGAAGGGACTGTCGGGCGGCACGATCAGCGTCGCGCCGCGCCCGGAGAACTCCACCCGACCGGAACACAATGTCATCGCCGGCAACGTCATCGGCTACGGCGCGACCGCCGGGTCGATGTTCCTGTCCGGAACGGTCGGCGAGAGATTCCTCGTACGCAACTCGGGCGTCGAAGCCGTCGTCGAAGGCATCGGAGACCACGGACTCGAATACATGACCGGGGGAGTGGCGGTCATCCTCGGACCCACCGGACGCAACTTCGCGGCCGGGATGTCCGGAGGCACGGCCTTCGTCCTCGACTTCAACCCCAGTCGACTCAACCCGAAGGAACGAGCCGCTGGCGTCTTCAGATTCGGCGGCATCGGCGACTCCGATGTGCCGATTCTGCAGAGACTGCTCAGCGACCATGTCGCGGCGACCGGTTCTCCGCTGGCCGGCGAACTGCTGGCCGGACTCGACCGCGGGCAGGACATCCTGTCCCGGTTCACCAAGATCATTCCCGTCGCCTATGCGCGAATCAAAGACATCCAGGAAGAGCTCGAGAACCGCGGCGAAACTGCCGATTCCGAGAACACCTGGCAGACCATTCTGGAGGCCGCACATGGCTGA
- the trpB gene encoding tryptophan synthase subunit beta has product MTDVSQETGPYFGEFGGRFIPEALIPALDEIEETWRKSQVDPAFTDELLTLQRNYIGRPSLLTEATRFAEHCGGARVFLKREDLNHTGSHKINNALAQALLAKRMGKTRVIAETGAGQHGVATATAAALLDMSCVVYMGEEDTQRQALNVARMRLLGATVNAVTNGTRTLKDAMNEAMRDWVANVADTHYVIGTVAGPHPFPAMVRSFQNVIGVEAREQIQDMVGRLPDAVCACVGGGSNAMGLFAAFLGDADVKIFGFEAGGEGVDSGHHAARFSGGRPGVLHGSATYILQDSDGQTQASHSVSAGLDYPSVGPEHSHLHDTGRVTYQPVVDDEAMEAMRLLSRTEGIIPAIESAHALAGAMRIGRELGPDAVLLVNLSGRGDKDMTTAAKWFDYIDEGAVQV; this is encoded by the coding sequence ATGACCGATGTGAGCCAGGAGACCGGACCGTACTTCGGCGAGTTCGGAGGCAGGTTCATCCCCGAAGCACTGATCCCGGCGCTCGACGAGATCGAAGAGACCTGGCGCAAGTCCCAGGTGGATCCGGCCTTCACCGACGAACTCCTCACTCTGCAGCGCAACTACATCGGCCGGCCGTCTCTGCTCACCGAGGCCACGCGCTTCGCCGAGCACTGCGGCGGTGCGCGCGTGTTCCTCAAACGCGAAGACCTCAACCACACGGGCAGCCACAAGATCAACAACGCCTTGGCCCAGGCTCTGCTGGCCAAGCGGATGGGCAAGACCCGCGTCATCGCCGAGACCGGAGCCGGGCAGCACGGAGTCGCCACGGCGACCGCCGCCGCGCTGCTCGACATGTCCTGCGTGGTCTACATGGGTGAGGAGGACACCCAGCGGCAGGCCCTCAACGTCGCGCGCATGCGTCTGCTCGGAGCCACGGTCAACGCCGTGACCAACGGCACCCGCACCCTCAAGGACGCGATGAATGAAGCCATGCGCGACTGGGTGGCCAATGTCGCCGACACCCACTACGTCATCGGCACGGTCGCCGGACCCCACCCGTTCCCCGCGATGGTGCGCTCCTTCCAGAACGTCATCGGCGTCGAAGCCCGCGAACAGATCCAGGACATGGTCGGCCGCCTGCCCGACGCCGTCTGCGCCTGCGTCGGCGGAGGATCGAACGCCATGGGCCTCTTCGCCGCCTTCCTCGGTGATGCCGACGTGAAGATCTTCGGCTTCGAAGCCGGCGGCGAAGGAGTCGACTCCGGCCACCACGCCGCCCGGTTCTCCGGCGGACGCCCCGGCGTCCTCCACGGTTCGGCCACCTACATCCTCCAGGACTCCGACGGACAGACTCAGGCCTCCCATTCGGTTTCGGCCGGACTCGACTATCCTTCGGTCGGTCCCGAACACTCCCACCTCCACGACACCGGCCGGGTGACCTACCAACCCGTCGTCGACGACGAGGCGATGGAGGCCATGCGGCTGCTCTCCCGCACCGAAGGCATCATCCCCGCCATCGAATCCGCCCACGCTCTGGCCGGGGCCATGCGCATCGGCCGTGAGCTCGGACCCGATGCGGTCCTGCTGGTCAATCTCTCCGGCCGCGGCGACAAGGACATGACGACCGCCGCGAAATGGTTCGACTACATCGACGAAGGAGCGGTGCAGGTATGA
- the trpA gene encoding tryptophan synthase subunit alpha, with protein MTHSGPRTGTTLNAVAEAGRKAALIGYLPVGFPTVEGSVEAMVELVRNGVDIIEVGMPYSDPGMDGPVIQRAGETALDNGVRTSDIFTAVEAIASAGGTAVVMTYWNIVLQYGIDSFARDLASAGGGGIVTPDLIPDEAGPWLAASEKHNLDRIFLAAPSSTPERLARIVEHSSGFVYAASTMGVTGVRSEVDNHARDLVARLKEAGAERACVGLGVSNREQAAEVAEYADGVIVGSALVRALDSEGVAGVGRLAAELAEGCA; from the coding sequence ATGACGCACTCCGGCCCACGCACAGGAACCACCCTCAACGCCGTCGCTGAGGCGGGCCGCAAGGCCGCTCTCATCGGCTACCTTCCGGTCGGCTTCCCCACGGTGGAGGGATCGGTCGAGGCCATGGTCGAACTCGTCCGCAACGGCGTCGACATCATCGAGGTCGGCATGCCGTACTCCGATCCCGGAATGGACGGACCCGTCATCCAACGTGCCGGTGAGACGGCACTGGACAACGGGGTGCGCACCAGCGACATCTTCACCGCGGTCGAAGCCATCGCTTCCGCCGGCGGCACCGCCGTCGTCATGACCTACTGGAACATCGTGCTCCAGTACGGCATCGACAGCTTCGCCCGCGACCTCGCCTCCGCCGGAGGCGGCGGCATCGTCACCCCCGACCTCATCCCCGATGAGGCAGGACCGTGGTTGGCTGCGTCGGAGAAGCACAACCTCGACCGCATCTTCCTCGCCGCACCATCATCGACGCCCGAACGGCTGGCCCGAATCGTCGAGCACAGCTCCGGCTTCGTCTACGCCGCCTCGACCATGGGTGTCACGGGTGTCCGCTCCGAAGTCGACAACCATGCCCGAGATCTCGTCGCCCGGCTGAAGGAAGCAGGAGCCGAACGCGCCTGCGTCGGCCTCGGCGTGTCGAACCGCGAACAGGCGGCAGAAGTCGCCGAATACGCCGACGGCGTCATCGTCGGTTCTGCCCTCGTCCGGGCGCTGGACTCCGAAGGAGTGGCCGGAGTCGGTCGACTCGCCGCCGAGCTCGCAGAAGGGTGTGCATGA